ACAATCCATGTTGACACCAATTGGAAAAGGTAATTTGACACCACACTTATCAGGAAGACCCTGGACAGCATTAGGATCGAGTACGGGTATGCTGATTAAAGTTGATTTGATGCACTCACAAGCATCTTTACGTTCAGGAAGAGTTTTGGCTTGGTCATTAACAGTCCTAACACCATTGCAACATACTACAGGGATGGTTGGTCCTGGGTGCTTAAGGTACCCAAGGCATGGTATTAAGGAGACTTTTATTTGACCACATGTTTGGCCAGCATTGGCTAAGGGAATATCCAAAACCAAACATATTATAGCCAAGCAAATAATTTTGATAAGTATTGAGCTAGCCATATGTATGAGTGAGTGTAGAAGTGATGAGTGTTATGGTGTATAGACTATAGTTGTAAGGgatatttatagagaaaaaaagatatagtattaataaattattaatttttttgtttgtatATATTAATTTACTACTATTAAATCACataatttgtttgttaaaaataaataagtttttttaattgaatatgatatatattttattaataaaatcaacataattaattaattttactaaGAAAAAGTTGCATATGACATAAATATAACacttataatgaaacaaaataaattgtttttaataGGACTACTTATATAGAAAAgactaatttaatatatattttttactttaactTATCATGAGACAAAATAAAATGTTTTCTAATAGGACTATTTATATAGAAAGACAAATCCAATACTTTTTTTTACTTTAGAAAACTAAGCTACTatttttttctttccattttaACAAACTAAAAGGTGTATTTCTGtaatatttgattaaataataatGTGAAAAAGGAGATTGAGAAAGGAAAGCCACCTAAAGGTTAGGCTTAGGGTatccgtttttctttaattagttTCAGAAAAATAGTGATTTCGAGTTAGCTAATTGTTGGATCAAGCTAATTTTTGGGCACAAAGTTTGTAAGATAAATGCTACACATTCACCATTTGTATATTTGAAATAAGATAGTCAGAAAGAGATATCGTGTTTACACGAAACATGTTTGATAGAGATACTTTGCTAGGGTTTGAAATGAAACCTAAGTGTCATGGATCCTCCAGGGCAAATCATCAACATGGAAACTTTCAATGGTCGACTCTTATTTCTTGAATCAATCTTATGTCTTTATCTCAATCCTAAGCATAAAATAAATCCTTTAAAAAAAGATCTTCAAAATgtgtgggagattgttagaacaagatttggttctgcaataaTACCTCTAAATTTTGATTATAACAATGAGTATGTTTATATGAACAATTTTGGTACTCTAATGTCTGTTATTTTTGAGAATTTAACAAACAGGTTCTGATCTGATGAAAGGCGCTACCAAACCATCAGAAAAAACCAAGTTACGTTTCTGTACTACACAAGTTATACTGAATAGTAGCAAACCACTCCAGAAGGCTCTAAAGTTGTCACTCTGATACGCTTTCTAAAGAAACTAAGTTTTGAAGATCTGAAGACAAAGGTTCTAAAGAACAATCCAGATGATGAAGACTTATGTTTCTGAAGATAAAAGGTactgaagaccaagtgttgaagactctgaagacgtagTTCTGAAAACTCTGAtgacttgaagctctgaagatcCCAggcttattttctttcttctaacTCATGCTCAACATAGCCTCTGAAGtttaagaagaatagaagataataTTAATGTGGTATATAGTACAAGGTACAAGCGAATGTTTCGTTCCACTACCATGAAAGGACAAACATGGCATACTATCTTGTCCCCCACGATTCAAGCTGCCAACTTTCTGAAAATTCCAGAAACACCCTCCAACGggtatattattttatttggctATAAATAGGCTTGAAGACTCAAAGAGAAGGTTGTTCACTTTACACGCACACACACACTCTTGAAAGACTGTTCATaagcttctttttatttttgtcaaAACTCTCATATTAATGTTTACTATCTACTTGTGCAGAAGCATTATATTGTAAACAAACTTTATTTTCAAATTGTAGTTTGAGTGTTCCTTAAGGGACCAGTTAGTCAGAATCCTTAAAAAGTCTAAGATTAGTGTGTCTTAGAGTTGTAAGTGAGTCACTCACTGTTAGCTTGTGCAAGTGTAATAATCTTGAGATTATTGGATTAAGACCTTGTTGATAAGACGAAATCACCTTAGCGGGTGGACTAGATTAGCTTGATAattttcaagtgaactagtataaacataccttgttctttccttcttgcataTTTATCTTTATTATCAAGAAACTACTTCTTTTAAAGGGGAAATTTTTTGGTCTTaaaaccctattcaaaccccccatttctagtgtttttcacaccttcgcACTCAAGTCAAGGAAGCTACGTCACCAACAAGGGGCGAATGATTTTTACCACACACTAGGGAAATAACCTCGTCAGTGACACTCTTCATTTGCTTGGTATAGGAAAACATGGGAAACGCCAAGTCTTGATTAGAGAAAATCCCAAAAAGTATAGTAAATAAATTGAACCACATCCTCCTAGGAAAAAAGGATTCAACGGTCCACCACCATGACTAGGTGGACAATTTCTATTCTCGGGCCACCATAAATGCATGCTCACATGTCTTTATAAATACCTCTCTCCTAGAATGAGAAAAAGATATATTCTCACTACACAACAAAACACCCAAAAAGATACAGAGTTCCTCACCTCACCTGTGCGTGCTCTATCCACACCAAAAAACCTTCAAAACAATCAAAtggtatataaatgaataaaaactcaattaaatcctatttatacatatttatacaaaaagcggggaattattcagagaatataatacaaaagaatcgataagtgccacaaaacaatagtaaaaataacGAATTTCTAGCACTCaacactctccccaactttatacttgtttgtcctcaaacaagaaacaaacaaCTCAAAGAAACGAAAGCGATCAACCAAAGAATCACGAATcgacaagttttgaaaaaacggaaacaaatgtatggctcaaatgaaaaatggtacacacaaagtaaacacttaccactaaactacgacgataacataaacatgaaacaaacgcaaagtaaaaataatataccaaacattctaaaacaatactagttcaaaaatgaatcacacctagcaaaatgaaATCATCGGTAGATGACAAACACACAAAATAAGGTAATTTCACTCAtccacaatcttgcaaacaaaagactaaattatgcagtCATCCAAAAATTATGTTGAAAACACAAATGCAAGagtcacaaggacttttcaaggttgtaatgtggcttggttaacaaacaagcgataattcctaaggctaatcgaaacaaaaattttcccaaacctaagggagtgatcaactcacaaaagttcaaacacaaaattccaatcaaacttcCTCATCAACCCACATTTCACATCAAAACACCATACTTATTTGCACAATTATTCaaactcttttattttcttttgcaaaacttttctttttttctttctttttcttttcacttttttttttcacatatttttttttcttttctttcaacctcatagcaatcaaccaataagtacacaatcattctctcctcaacttgaattcaaccatattatcaaaatGTGAATACTTCATACTTTCTTAGGCAagataaaaattcaaaccaaaaatcatggttaagggtttaagaaaacaaagaattaacatccatacaaaaatgagaaccaaacactcatagacaagcatttagcaaaaacaacatggacattgacaaaaaggctcaaaggaggtactaatgatcacacactcacaaggtgaattgactatttggccaaggtagttgtgctcaaaatggaacaaaaatgccttgatcactttcttgCATTTAAAtagtcaacacaaacaaaagattaagcataataaaatccagttagaacaagaCTTGTGGTCTacagcatatgtgaacaatggaaagctacctcacaaaaaggtgggaactaaagtgattcacaaacaaacaagtatacaaaagaatgaatgacataaaagttgtaaaaagcctaagtatcatgaatatgctaaagtctagaaagcgataaacacataccttgaacgtgtacaaaactttaacaaaatcattaccataaaCTCGCAAGTCGAAACTATCAAACTTGAAAAATCACCTCAAATTCCTCAAGcaactcaaaacaagctcaaagacaaacatgcaactattaatatacacaaactaaaagaccatatgaaattgtctaaacaaatttaaaagtgaagatttgaaatttaagaactggtccgatctaaatttgtttagacaattgcatcacattacctaaactaaactaaactaaaaaatatatacatgcttgttttacgtcgtaagctcgacgcctgttatttaagaaagttccttcaagttactttcgcccggctattcctaaccacacataagcaaacgtgaaaggaaacaaacaataatataacaaatttacaagtatagaaaacatgtataagtatagtaaacatatacaattatcaatataaacaagtgagaatatacaatatgtgtgatatatacaaaactcaacaCTATAGAAACTATAGcaatgcaaattcaataaaacaccaatccccggcaacggagCCATTTTGTTCGAGCGGtacagcggcaagcaacaaaaattaggaagtattactccgggaaaaattatcgtctccacagggactagtgcattgaactgccgttcaacagtttccatagttatgagtttggattgaatttgttaaagataaaaaatggaaaagtaaatattaacacaaaaagaattcattctttagagagaagaaactatcaagtattgcatataatctactcttcacaaacttaaacttattgaccgaatatactcaacttgtaacctatcaatattaccacatgtcaacaacataacccacaacattatctaagtgacgatctctcatacacctaaacaacacatgagaaatccgagcttcccgtaaatgtcgatctctcagacaaacacgaccactcagacgcattaagcactgacactaagtgattatcaacctaatccatctctgcaattaagttaatagaaaatcatcctagataagcatgagagccctacatctctatagcaactcaaacacatagcaataaagcaacaatctaagacaataatccataaaaatatgaaagcaagctttatataacataatagtcaacaaatatacattagatcaaagtatatacataactaaactcacaaaagaaactacaaagagaagaaatggagaaaaacccaaaaatctcccggtttgtcggctccgattaaTGAatgattcaaccccggatcatccatttgacagctccaatgtgttttctagcatcattccactcaaaaaatgctattggatggattggagctctaaaatatccaaccataacctaaaaattgtgtttttggcccttaaaacgtgtttctGCCGACACTGCTTCGCCCGGCGACTCCAGACAGCAAGTTGGCACATTTTTGGGTCGGTtgggctcgcccggcgagcccTTTTTTCGCCCGGCGAGACACACCAGTACAGCAAAATgttctgcactgtttcggccataactcaagaaccgtaactccgatttgcgctcgtttcgaagcgttggaaagcttattccatgctctatccaataatgaatgaatatcaactaaatttatgatttatttttatttgattttgagatttattcgatgattcgttggttccgtcgctcaaaattgcgcgttttgaagccgtgtctttggcACTTTATTTCTCGTGCTCCAAAAGCGACTCGatatctacaaaatgaatagaaaactatcaaatggtatataaatgaataaaaactcaattaaatcctatttatactcaattaaaatcaaaccaaacctaaccaaaccaatgcggtttggattggttcagtttgttctgttttttttttacaaaagtttATTGAGCCTTACATACACATATTGATGAttacataactttgtatttagtcatttacgcgttatcaaataacaacaaaattcatcatatttggataataaatttctatttaatatacaaaaataatgttcgataaaaatagaataaaaaacataaaatagtactagcataaaataatatcaaaaacattataatgaaatagaaaaaaggaGATGGAATATTAgagaagataaaaaagaaagagcagAAAATATGCGattaaaaaagaagataaacattaaaaacgtaattggaagagagaacaatagaataaaaataataagatgaaaaagaaagaacttaagagataAAAGACTAGAGAAGAATATGTGACATGTATTTGGACAAGAATAAGAGAAGAAGGTGCAATACCGCTAGGAgatatttgagaagacttaaactgaaaccttaagtgtaaggaagagaaaatcattcgtaatcgcaaggctaaggcataataggtttgagtttgggttggatataagttaattgaagtttggggggttgtaacataatgtcgtttggttcggtttgtaaaatacaaaccgcaaatcaaaccaaaccgcgtggtttgttaaaaaatggcccAAACACATCTGAACCAAATGCGTTTTTTTatagtttcagtttggtttggttcgattttgaacacccctactttTACCAATTGCAGTCCACTTTTTCTTTTCAATACTTCATATTATTTCTTTGTTCATTAATTCAATATTTTCAACAATGTtttttaaatcaatagaaaatcatttgtcattttaattagtaaaattaatcaattaaatattatatagttaattattttttgctaattaaatataattatcttgattaatcaaataaattaattttcaatttgttattcttgataattaatttaaataaacctaattaattgatttaataattttaatcaattaaattcgCTATAATAATTATCATTTCAATTGATTTATTCACTTGATTTAATTAAGTAACCTTCACCTTTCAAAttaaatttctttcaaaataaatcaaaatcaatCTAACAACATGCaccatgtttttattttatctcattttgttttgattggtttttaTTTTGTCCATCTTATTTGTATAAATTCCCATGTGACAAAAGTACTCCCATCATTTGGTGTTAACTTCTCGCACCACTTCTATTTTGATTCTTTTAAGTTCCCTagcttaattgaattaattaatgacCTGACCACTTAATatcaatctctttcaaaataaAGAATGCTTGATGCAACGTCAAGCTAtttttcaattcaaattcaatcGAACGCAACACaaacgcttgatccaacgtcaaatgttttttcctgattttttcaaatattttcacaATTAATTAGCACTTGATCCAA
The Vicia villosa cultivar HV-30 ecotype Madison, WI linkage group LG6, Vvil1.0, whole genome shotgun sequence genome window above contains:
- the LOC131612033 gene encoding non-specific lipid-transfer protein 1-like gives rise to the protein MASSILIKIICLAIICLVLDIPLANAGQTCGQIKVSLIPCLGYLKHPGPTIPVVCCNGVRTVNDQAKTLPERKDACECIKSTLISIPVLDPNAVQGLPDKCGVKLPFPIGVNMDCSKLGGGAH